A genomic window from Sulfurospirillum diekertiae includes:
- a CDS encoding anion permease, which translates to MQHSWHWPQGLKDVGILAWMGKGTEVYLSGLSPTMLMISMIVLFFLLHYFFASLTAHTTALLPIFIVIASKLIAPDQLMTFMILLTSTIGLMGIITPYGTGPSPIWYGAGYISQGKWWALGAIFATIFMAVLLVGALIFL; encoded by the coding sequence TTGCAACACTCGTGGCATTGGCCTCAGGGGCTTAAAGATGTCGGTATTTTGGCATGGATGGGCAAAGGGACTGAAGTTTATCTCTCAGGACTAAGCCCCACAATGTTGATGATCTCAATGATAGTGCTCTTCTTTCTTTTGCACTACTTTTTTGCCAGTTTAACGGCGCACACGACAGCATTATTGCCTATTTTTATTGTGATTGCGTCAAAACTGATTGCTCCTGATCAGTTGATGACTTTTATGATTTTACTCACCAGTACGATTGGTTTGATGGGAATTATCACCCCTTATGGTACAGGACCTTCGCCTATTTGGTATGGCGCTGGTTATATTTCACAAGGAAAATGGTGGGCATTAGGCGCTATTTTTGCAACTATTTTCATGGCGGTACTTTTAGTCGGTGCTTTGATTTTTCTCTAA